Proteins encoded within one genomic window of Jiangella mangrovi:
- a CDS encoding glycosyltransferase, whose amino-acid sequence MTAIDNGSTTPSVYSDPGIGADAALDAFASDIGEPEPVDPTALLTHDVTAVLVAHDGSRFVHRTLEAVAALRRMPDRIVAVDTGSRDETEQILTSTLGAPSVVSMPRSTGFGAAVAAGVAAGDQMAQAMMGTGGLRRSDQTRWIWVLHDDSAPAPDALARLLEAAVRRPDAGIIGPKVLDWREGRQLLEIGLTVTGGGRRHTGLDRREYDQGQHDTTKNVLAVGSAGMLIRRDVWDELGGFDPWLTIFRDDVDLGWRANEAGHPVVVCPEAVVYHAEAAAHGRRRLGATRDRPHLADRRNAIYVLLANTPARSLLFVLLRVLFMSLGRSLTFLVGKQPALAFEELVALLAVIGRPDVLIRARARRRQTRRKSPSQLRSLFPPRGQQLRHAGENVLGMITGSSSGAGHDVTGGRRAASSDGDDEDTPPGDDTWILRFLLHPAVLMTAALIVVTLVTVRGLIGSGRLFGGALLPAPGGAGDLWQVYTESWHGGGLGSASASPPYLGIVAIVATVVRNASLTVDLLLIGSVPLAGLTMYLLVRRLVGSKLLRVWVSATYALLPATTGAIAAGRLGTAVAAVLTPLLALAVMRTLGSPGRPGPGRAAWSAGLLLAMVSAFVPLAWIIALVLAGIAAGTVFRDRRALLRLGVMLAVTPVVLIPWTGSLFSNPMLLVTEAGVPGPDLSDPELAPWSVLLQNPGGPGSAPIWLGAGILVAAWFSMFRPVRRLAIAAAWTVVGVALVAGIVLSRIAVSGPTLETPVAGWPGFATVVVAGGLLLATAVGAEGARERLSHASFGWRQPLAVIVAAAAGLAPIVAAGWWVARGAGDPIERRDAQILPAYVADEAARAERVRTLVLSRTDDGRITYALLRESGPRLGDAETSPPPEEYGPLDQVVADVVSGRGGADGARLAEFAVRYLYMPRPYDPDLADTLDTVPGLVRSSAPEGAAMWQIDQPVARVWITEPPADGAEIAPLAAGDSEVVTVPSDEIDAAGPVPEGAENRLVVLSELADPGWTATLNGTELQPTTYAGWAQAFELGPQAGDLVVEYEGNRRAFWLWFQLGAVVVAVVLALPGIRRERGAVDDAADLEPEDDAAPRPPLEPVGVGAGAGEAAPVAARSSRRRGSRRGEPAAEPAERKPRRREPSPSPRPEPTPPPEPTPRPEPAPSPSPQARPAAPDPAPVADAGLPWLPGGERIPAERPSERPPAERPPAERPPAERSPVEATQQWTPGDPLTDPAFAEPQPEPAPTPRARTPRKRTGRAPAEPAEPLLPAEPTPSAPGEPAPHAVGDWDPFARAGADDDAPRASLTDAYKGRRAGRAAEESSGAGTDDAAGGRSRRTPGKRAAGSRGAGKRAKSRRQEDEQ is encoded by the coding sequence GACGCCGCACTTGACGCGTTCGCCAGCGACATCGGCGAACCGGAGCCGGTCGACCCCACGGCACTGCTCACCCATGACGTCACGGCCGTGCTCGTCGCCCACGACGGCAGCCGCTTCGTCCACCGCACGCTCGAGGCGGTCGCGGCGCTGCGCCGTATGCCCGATCGCATCGTCGCCGTCGACACCGGCAGCCGCGACGAGACCGAGCAGATCCTGACCTCCACCCTCGGCGCGCCCTCCGTCGTGTCCATGCCGCGCTCGACGGGGTTCGGCGCGGCCGTCGCCGCCGGCGTCGCGGCCGGCGACCAGATGGCGCAGGCCATGATGGGCACCGGCGGACTGCGGCGGTCGGACCAGACCCGCTGGATCTGGGTGCTGCACGACGACAGCGCCCCGGCGCCCGACGCGCTGGCGCGGCTGCTCGAGGCCGCCGTCCGCCGTCCCGACGCCGGCATCATCGGGCCGAAGGTGCTCGACTGGCGCGAGGGCCGGCAGCTGCTCGAGATCGGCCTGACGGTGACCGGTGGCGGCCGCCGTCACACCGGCCTGGACCGCCGCGAGTACGACCAGGGCCAGCACGACACCACGAAGAACGTGCTGGCGGTCGGCAGCGCGGGCATGCTGATCCGCCGCGACGTGTGGGACGAGCTGGGCGGCTTCGACCCGTGGCTCACCATCTTCCGCGACGACGTCGACCTCGGCTGGCGCGCCAACGAGGCCGGCCACCCCGTCGTCGTCTGCCCCGAGGCCGTCGTCTACCACGCCGAGGCCGCCGCGCACGGCCGCCGGCGGCTCGGCGCCACCCGCGACCGGCCGCACCTGGCCGACCGCCGCAACGCCATCTACGTCCTGCTGGCCAACACGCCGGCGCGCTCGCTGCTGTTCGTGCTGCTCCGCGTGCTCTTCATGAGCCTCGGCCGGTCGCTGACGTTCCTCGTCGGCAAGCAGCCGGCCCTGGCGTTCGAGGAGCTCGTGGCGCTGCTGGCGGTCATCGGCCGGCCCGACGTGCTCATCCGGGCGCGGGCTCGGCGCCGGCAGACCCGCCGCAAGTCGCCGTCGCAGCTGCGCTCGCTGTTCCCTCCGCGCGGCCAGCAGCTGCGGCACGCGGGAGAGAACGTCCTCGGCATGATCACCGGTTCCAGCAGCGGCGCCGGGCACGACGTCACCGGCGGCCGCCGCGCTGCCAGTTCCGACGGCGACGACGAGGACACGCCGCCCGGCGACGACACCTGGATCCTGCGCTTCCTGCTGCACCCGGCCGTGCTGATGACCGCCGCGCTCATCGTGGTGACGCTGGTCACGGTCCGCGGCCTGATCGGGTCGGGCCGGCTGTTCGGCGGCGCGCTGCTGCCCGCACCGGGCGGCGCCGGCGACCTCTGGCAGGTCTACACCGAGTCGTGGCACGGCGGCGGGCTGGGCAGTGCGTCGGCGTCGCCGCCGTACCTCGGCATCGTCGCCATCGTCGCGACGGTGGTGCGCAACGCCTCGCTCACCGTCGACCTCCTGCTCATCGGGTCCGTGCCGCTGGCCGGCCTGACGATGTACCTGCTGGTCCGGCGGCTGGTCGGGTCCAAGCTGCTGCGGGTCTGGGTCTCCGCCACGTACGCGCTGCTGCCCGCGACGACGGGCGCCATCGCCGCCGGCCGGCTGGGCACCGCCGTCGCCGCCGTGCTGACGCCGCTGCTGGCGCTCGCGGTCATGCGCACGCTCGGCTCGCCGGGCCGGCCGGGTCCCGGCCGGGCCGCGTGGAGCGCCGGCCTGCTGCTGGCCATGGTCTCGGCGTTCGTGCCACTGGCCTGGATCATCGCGCTGGTCCTCGCGGGCATCGCGGCAGGGACGGTGTTCCGCGACCGCCGCGCGCTGCTGCGGCTGGGCGTCATGCTGGCCGTCACGCCGGTCGTGCTGATCCCGTGGACCGGCAGCCTGTTCAGCAACCCGATGCTGCTGGTCACCGAGGCCGGCGTGCCCGGGCCGGACCTCTCCGACCCCGAGCTCGCGCCGTGGTCGGTGCTGCTGCAGAACCCCGGCGGCCCCGGCAGCGCCCCGATCTGGCTGGGCGCCGGCATCCTGGTCGCCGCCTGGTTCTCCATGTTCCGCCCGGTGCGCCGGCTGGCCATCGCGGCCGCCTGGACGGTGGTCGGCGTCGCCCTGGTCGCGGGCATCGTGCTCTCACGCATCGCCGTCAGCGGCCCCACGCTCGAGACGCCGGTCGCCGGCTGGCCGGGGTTCGCGACGGTGGTCGTGGCCGGCGGCCTGCTGCTCGCCACGGCCGTCGGTGCCGAGGGCGCCCGCGAACGGCTCTCGCACGCCAGCTTCGGCTGGCGGCAGCCGCTCGCCGTCATCGTCGCCGCCGCGGCCGGGCTGGCCCCGATCGTCGCGGCCGGCTGGTGGGTGGCGCGCGGCGCGGGCGACCCGATCGAGCGCCGCGACGCGCAGATCCTGCCCGCCTACGTCGCCGACGAGGCCGCCCGTGCCGAGCGGGTGCGTACCCTGGTGCTCAGCCGCACCGACGACGGCCGCATCACCTACGCGCTGCTTCGCGAGTCCGGCCCCCGGCTCGGCGACGCCGAGACCAGTCCGCCGCCCGAGGAGTACGGCCCGCTCGACCAGGTGGTCGCCGACGTCGTCTCCGGCCGTGGCGGGGCCGACGGCGCCCGGCTCGCGGAGTTCGCGGTGCGCTACCTCTACATGCCGCGCCCGTACGACCCCGATCTCGCCGACACCCTCGACACCGTGCCCGGCCTGGTCCGCAGCAGCGCCCCCGAAGGCGCCGCGATGTGGCAGATCGACCAGCCCGTGGCCCGGGTGTGGATCACCGAGCCGCCCGCCGACGGCGCCGAGATCGCGCCGCTGGCCGCCGGCGACTCCGAGGTCGTCACCGTCCCGAGCGACGAGATCGACGCCGCCGGCCCGGTGCCCGAGGGCGCCGAGAACCGCCTCGTCGTGCTGTCCGAGCTGGCCGACCCCGGCTGGACGGCCACGCTGAACGGCACCGAGCTCCAGCCCACGACGTACGCCGGCTGGGCGCAGGCGTTCGAGCTGGGCCCGCAGGCCGGCGACCTGGTCGTCGAGTACGAGGGCAACCGGCGCGCGTTCTGGCTCTGGTTCCAGCTCGGCGCGGTCGTCGTCGCCGTCGTCCTGGCGCTGCCCGGCATCCGGCGCGAGCGCGGCGCCGTCGACGACGCCGCCGACCTCGAGCCCGAGGACGACGCCGCGCCGCGGCCGCCGCTCGAGCCGGTCGGTGTCGGCGCGGGTGCCGGCGAGGCCGCCCCGGTGGCGGCCCGATCGAGCCGACGGCGGGGGTCCCGACGGGGTGAGCCGGCGGCCGAGCCCGCGGAGCGCAAGCCGCGCCGGCGCGAGCCGTCGCCGTCGCCGCGACCGGAGCCGACCCCGCCCCCGGAGCCGACGCCGCGCCCGGAGCCGGCCCCGTCGCCGTCCCCGCAGGCGCGACCGGCGGCGCCGGACCCGGCCCCCGTCGCCGATGCCGGTCTGCCGTGGCTGCCCGGCGGCGAGCGCATCCCGGCCGAGCGGCCGTCCGAGCGCCCGCCCGCCGAGCGCCCGCCCGCCGAGCGCCCGCCCGCCGAGCGCAGCCCCGTCGAGGCCACCCAGCAGTGGACGCCCGGCGACCCGCTGACCGATCCCGCGTTCGCCGAGCCGCAGCCGGAACCGGCGCCCACGCCGCGTGCGCGGACCCCGCGCAAGCGGACCGGACGTGCCCCGGCGGAGCCGGCCGAGCCCTTGCTCCCGGCCGAGCCCACGCCGTCGGCCCCCGGCGAACCCGCACCGCACGCCGTCGGCGACTGGGACCCGTTCGCCCGCGCCGGAGCCGACGACGACGCGCCGCGGGCCTCGCTGACCGACGCCTACAAGGGCCGCCGGGCCGGCCGCGCGGCCGAGGAGTCGTCCGGCGCCGGAACTGACGACGCCGCGGGCGGCCGGTCCCGGCGCACGCCCGGCAAGCGCGCGGCGGGCAGTCGCGGTGCTGGCAAGCGGGCGAAGTCCCGGCGGCAGGAGGACGAGCAGTGA
- a CDS encoding DUF5719 family protein, whose protein sequence is MISARWAGLAVGAGVAVVVGGATLIGPPDSVVDDHPEVREPVVRSTLVCPYVDGEDVGIAELGVLALPGVDVPEATGAEQPPITVQALALPPDPEDPEATAEPTEPAEPPEPLLSLTERGIPSITSVETGAGTSFAVTGQGALAPGLAAEQTLITQEADLRGISSATCTAPRREHWFVGASGEVGRRGRLVLANPTDVPAVVDIELWDEAGPIDAPGTQDLGVPARSQRILLLDALAAGSVTTAVHVRSSQGRISAALELRETSEITPQGMTYVPAAVAPRRDLVIPGIPGSGQRSLRIVAPGTTDAIVSLQVLGPDGAFSPVDQDVLTVTAGTVTDIPLDSGADPAGIRLESDEPITASVRVVQAPEDGLPDVAYTTASEPLTGPTPALLSRAASGFASALLLSSAVTTTSRVTVQTLAADGTVAAEEPLEIPAGATVPVAMTAQGDAANATVIVVPESPGSVVAARLTAATDDDGSLLDLLPLVSPTVEVDVPEVVGELPDVPEPAESP, encoded by the coding sequence GTGATCAGCGCACGATGGGCCGGCCTGGCGGTCGGCGCCGGAGTGGCCGTCGTGGTCGGCGGGGCGACGCTCATCGGGCCGCCCGACTCCGTCGTCGACGACCACCCGGAGGTCCGCGAGCCGGTCGTCCGGTCGACGCTGGTGTGCCCGTATGTCGACGGCGAGGACGTCGGCATCGCGGAGCTCGGCGTGCTGGCGCTGCCCGGCGTCGACGTCCCCGAGGCCACCGGTGCGGAGCAGCCGCCCATCACCGTCCAGGCGCTCGCGCTGCCGCCGGATCCCGAGGACCCCGAGGCGACGGCCGAGCCGACGGAGCCGGCCGAGCCGCCGGAGCCGCTGCTCAGCCTCACCGAGCGCGGCATTCCGAGCATCACGTCGGTCGAGACCGGCGCCGGCACCTCGTTCGCCGTCACCGGCCAGGGCGCCCTGGCGCCGGGTCTCGCGGCAGAGCAGACGCTGATCACGCAGGAGGCCGACCTCCGCGGCATCAGCTCCGCCACGTGCACGGCGCCCCGGCGCGAGCACTGGTTCGTCGGCGCGTCGGGCGAGGTCGGCCGCCGCGGCCGGCTGGTCCTGGCCAACCCGACCGACGTGCCCGCCGTCGTCGACATCGAGCTGTGGGACGAGGCCGGGCCCATCGACGCGCCCGGCACCCAGGACCTCGGCGTGCCCGCCCGCAGCCAGCGGATCCTGCTGCTCGACGCGCTCGCGGCCGGGTCGGTGACCACCGCCGTGCACGTGCGCTCGAGCCAGGGCCGCATCTCGGCCGCGCTCGAGCTGCGCGAGACGTCGGAGATCACGCCGCAGGGCATGACCTACGTCCCGGCGGCCGTCGCGCCGCGCCGCGACCTCGTCATCCCCGGCATCCCCGGGTCGGGGCAGCGCAGCCTGCGCATCGTCGCGCCCGGCACCACCGACGCCATCGTGTCGCTGCAGGTCCTCGGGCCCGATGGGGCGTTCAGCCCGGTCGACCAGGACGTCCTCACCGTCACGGCCGGCACTGTCACCGACATCCCGCTGGACAGCGGCGCCGATCCCGCCGGCATCCGGCTCGAGAGCGACGAGCCCATCACGGCGTCGGTGCGGGTGGTGCAGGCGCCCGAGGACGGCCTGCCGGACGTCGCCTACACGACCGCCAGCGAACCCCTGACGGGACCGACGCCGGCGCTGCTCAGCCGGGCGGCGTCCGGGTTCGCCAGCGCGCTGCTGCTCAGCTCCGCCGTCACGACGACCTCCCGGGTCACCGTCCAGACGCTGGCCGCCGACGGCACCGTCGCCGCCGAGGAACCGCTCGAGATCCCCGCCGGCGCGACCGTTCCGGTGGCCATGACCGCCCAGGGCGACGCCGCGAACGCGACGGTCATCGTGGTCCCGGAGTCGCCCGGCTCCGTGGTCGCCGCCCGCCTCACCGCCGCCACCGACGACGACGGCTCACTGCTCGACCTGCTGCCCCTGGTGTCGCCGACGGTCGAGGTCGACGTCCCCGAGGTGGTCGGCGAGCTCCCCGACGTCCCGGAGCCGGCCGAGTCCCCCTGA
- a CDS encoding metallopeptidase family protein, with product MSRRQPGPETPPGVTLPRIRRDRHGRGMRGPLAPAGSPLSVSRAQRFDDLVIGAVERLDRRWQDQLAKVEFAVEDVPALDEWDRSWVPLARAYAGTGALPARVVVFRRPVETRATDPAKLRALVGDVVTEQVAELFGVEPEEIDPAYGGRDLP from the coding sequence ATGAGCCGTCGTCAGCCCGGTCCCGAGACCCCGCCCGGGGTGACCCTGCCGCGTATCCGCCGTGACCGGCACGGGCGCGGCATGCGCGGCCCGCTGGCCCCGGCCGGCTCGCCGCTGTCGGTCTCGCGGGCGCAGCGCTTCGACGACCTCGTCATCGGCGCCGTCGAGCGGCTGGACCGGCGCTGGCAGGACCAGCTCGCCAAGGTCGAGTTCGCCGTCGAGGACGTCCCCGCCCTCGACGAATGGGACCGCAGCTGGGTCCCGCTGGCGCGCGCCTACGCCGGCACCGGCGCGCTCCCGGCCCGCGTGGTCGTCTTCCGGCGCCCGGTCGAGACGCGCGCCACCGACCCCGCCAAGCTCCGCGCCCTCGTCGGCGACGTCGTCACCGAGCAGGTGGCCGAGCTGTTCGGCGTCGAGCCCGAGGAGATCGACCCCGCCTACGGCGGCCGCGACCTCCCCTGA
- a CDS encoding DUF3499 family protein, giving the protein MSPMRRCSRSACPRTAVATLTYVYADSTAVLGPLATYAEPHSYDLCSEHSERLVAPRGWEVIRLAPDPAALGPSNDDLLALADAVREAGRRPEPAPAPPMAGESSGTRRGHLRALPDPDA; this is encoded by the coding sequence GTGAGTCCGATGCGTCGCTGTTCTCGATCAGCCTGTCCGCGGACCGCGGTGGCGACGCTGACCTACGTCTATGCCGACTCCACGGCCGTGCTGGGCCCGCTCGCCACCTATGCCGAGCCGCACAGCTACGACCTCTGCTCCGAGCACTCCGAGCGGCTCGTGGCGCCCCGCGGCTGGGAGGTCATCCGGCTGGCTCCGGACCCCGCCGCGCTGGGTCCCAGCAACGACGACCTGCTGGCCCTCGCCGACGCCGTCCGCGAGGCCGGCCGCCGCCCCGAGCCCGCTCCCGCCCCGCCCATGGCCGGCGAGAGCAGCGGCACCCGACGCGGTCACCTGCGAGCGCTGCCCGACCCCGACGCCTGA
- a CDS encoding ATP-binding protein, with amino-acid sequence MRVETTWSPPRSDGTSGADAVGTPERLPARSRLARWFAGARSLRSRLITSYVVLLSTSAVVTSLVLSEVLIIRLDQRIQRAELQEVLELERMMNDGRDPTTGEPFTSLSALFDVYFARNVPSSGEGMVAFVGGRVHQTAVGRLPSGDVPRHVIDQWRSLASQDDHTIGRIDTERGEMRYRVEPIEFGGESGAFVVAHLPRRDLEDIADVREYSLYIALGMLLLAGLVMWPLAGRVLAPLRALTRTAHTISESDLTGRIRTRGSGEAVEMAHAFNAMLDRLESAFRSQRIFVQDASHELRDPLTICRGHLELLTDDPADQRATVALVLDELNRIGRIVDDLQVLADADQPDFVRPAPVDLGDLTVELLAKAGALGSRTWLLDGVGEGTVLVDRHRLTEAVLNLAHNAVNHTRSDQVVAVGSSRTDHEWRLWVRDTGTGIAEADRERVFERFARGADSRRAYQGAGLGLAIVALIAQAHGGRVDLVSAPGRGSTFTIVVPLPGDLP; translated from the coding sequence GTGCGCGTCGAGACGACCTGGTCTCCGCCGCGGTCGGACGGGACGTCCGGTGCGGACGCCGTCGGCACGCCCGAACGTCTGCCGGCCCGGAGCCGGCTGGCCCGCTGGTTCGCCGGCGCCCGGAGCCTGCGCAGCCGCCTCATCACCTCCTATGTCGTGCTGCTCTCGACCTCGGCCGTGGTCACCAGCCTGGTGCTGAGCGAGGTGCTGATCATCCGGCTGGACCAGCGCATCCAGCGGGCCGAGCTGCAGGAGGTCCTCGAGCTCGAGCGCATGATGAACGACGGCCGCGACCCCACGACGGGCGAGCCGTTCACGTCGTTGTCGGCCCTCTTCGACGTCTACTTCGCCCGCAACGTCCCGAGCAGCGGCGAGGGCATGGTCGCGTTCGTCGGCGGCCGCGTGCACCAGACGGCGGTGGGCCGGCTGCCGTCGGGCGACGTGCCGCGCCATGTCATCGACCAGTGGCGCTCGCTCGCCTCCCAGGACGATCACACCATCGGGCGCATCGACACCGAGCGCGGCGAGATGCGCTACCGCGTCGAGCCCATCGAGTTCGGCGGCGAGTCCGGCGCGTTCGTCGTCGCGCACCTGCCGCGGCGCGACCTCGAGGACATTGCCGACGTCCGCGAGTACAGCCTGTACATCGCGCTGGGCATGCTGCTGCTCGCTGGGCTGGTCATGTGGCCGCTGGCCGGCCGCGTGCTCGCGCCGCTGCGCGCCCTGACCCGGACCGCGCACACCATCTCCGAGTCCGACCTCACCGGCCGCATCCGCACCCGCGGCAGCGGCGAGGCGGTCGAGATGGCGCACGCGTTCAACGCCATGCTCGACCGCCTCGAGTCGGCGTTCCGCAGCCAGCGCATCTTCGTCCAGGACGCCAGCCACGAGCTGCGCGACCCGCTCACCATCTGCCGCGGTCACCTCGAGCTGCTCACCGACGACCCCGCCGACCAGCGGGCGACGGTGGCGCTGGTGCTCGACGAGCTGAACCGCATCGGCCGCATCGTCGACGACCTGCAGGTGCTGGCCGACGCTGACCAGCCCGACTTCGTCCGGCCGGCGCCCGTCGACCTCGGCGACCTCACCGTCGAGCTGCTGGCGAAGGCCGGCGCTCTGGGCTCGCGCACCTGGCTGCTCGACGGCGTCGGCGAGGGCACCGTCCTGGTCGACCGGCACCGGCTCACCGAGGCCGTGCTCAACCTCGCGCACAACGCCGTCAACCACACCCGCAGTGACCAGGTCGTCGCCGTCGGCAGCTCGCGCACCGACCACGAGTGGCGGCTCTGGGTGCGCGACACCGGCACCGGCATCGCCGAGGCCGACCGCGAGCGCGTCTTCGAGCGGTTCGCCCGCGGCGCGGACTCGCGGCGCGCTTACCAGGGCGCCGGGCTGGGGCTGGCGATCGTCGCCCTCATCGCCCAGGCGCACGGCGGCCGGGTCGACCTCGTCAGCGCGCCCGGCCGGGGGTCCACGTTCACCATCGTCGTGCCGCTGCCCGGTGACCTCCCGTGA
- a CDS encoding response regulator, which yields MTSILIVEDDPLISAFVQKGLRLHGYATEIADDGLTARQLGMSGAYDLVVLDLGLPDRDGLRVLREIRSAGHTVPVVVLTGLSERDAATCLESGADDYMRKPFHFEELLARVRSRLRTSSGGTSRATVSAGGIQLDLRSRRAWVHGRAVELTSREFALLEAFLRHPDQVLGREQLLSQVWGYAVDPGTNVVNVYVNALRKKLGADVIETVRGVGYRLRPA from the coding sequence GTGACGAGCATCCTGATCGTCGAGGACGACCCGCTCATCAGCGCGTTCGTGCAGAAGGGCCTGCGCCTGCACGGCTACGCCACCGAGATCGCCGACGACGGCCTGACGGCGCGCCAGCTCGGCATGTCCGGGGCGTACGACCTGGTCGTGCTCGACCTCGGCCTGCCCGACCGCGACGGCCTGCGGGTGCTGCGCGAGATCCGGTCGGCGGGGCACACCGTCCCCGTGGTCGTGCTGACGGGGCTGTCCGAGCGCGACGCGGCGACCTGCCTCGAGAGCGGCGCCGACGACTACATGCGCAAGCCCTTCCACTTCGAGGAGCTGCTCGCCCGGGTCCGCAGCCGGCTGCGCACGTCGTCGGGCGGCACCAGCCGGGCGACGGTGTCGGCCGGCGGCATCCAGCTGGACCTGCGCAGCCGGCGCGCCTGGGTGCACGGCCGCGCCGTCGAGCTCACCAGCCGCGAGTTCGCCCTGCTGGAGGCGTTCCTGCGCCATCCCGACCAGGTGCTGGGGCGCGAGCAGTTGCTCTCGCAGGTCTGGGGCTACGCCGTCGACCCCGGCACCAACGTCGTGAACGTCTACGTCAACGCGCTGCGCAAGAAGCTCGGCGCCGACGTCATCGAGACCGTCCGCGGCGTCGGCTATCGCCTGCGCCCTGCTTGA